Part of the Meiothermus sp. QL-1 genome is shown below.
TTCCCCGATATGGAGGGCGGCTATACCGCCGGTGAAGAGCTGGTAGCGGGTATCAAAGCCGGCCCGGTCCATCATGGCGGCCAGGGTGGGGGGGTCGGGGAAGTGCTCCACCGACTCCGGCAGGTAGCGGTAAGCCTGGGGGTTGCCGGAGACGAGGCCGCCGATGAGGGGCAGCAGGCGGGTGAAGTAGAGGCGGTAGAGCCGCCCCAGCCCGGTCTTGGGGGGCGGGGGGAACTCGAGGAGGCAGAGCCGCCCCCCAGGGGCCAGCACCCGGTGGAGCTCCTCCAGCGCTTTGGTGTGGTCGGCGAAGTTGCGGAAGCCGAAGGCGATGGTCACCGCTTCGAAGCGCCCGTCGGGGAAGGGCAGGGCCAGGGCGTCGGCTTCCAAGAAGAGGATATCCAGGCCTGCTTTTCGGGCCTTCTGGCGGGCGCGCTCGAGCATGGGCGGGGCAAAGTCGGCCCCCACCACCTCAACCTGGGGGGCCTGCCGCTTGAGCAGGAGCGCCACGTCGCCGGTACCGGTGGCCAGGTCGAGGACGCTTTGGGGGGCTTTTTCCAAGGCGGCCCTGACCAGGGCCTGGCGCCAGCGGCGGTCGATGCCTGCTGAAAGGATGCGGTTGAGCAGGTCGTAGCGGGGGGCAATCTCGGAGAACATCCGCCGCACAGCCTGGGCCTTCTCCTCGCGCGACACGGGGAGAGTCTAGCACGGCTGGGGCAGGTGGTATAGGTGCTAGTAGACGTCCTCGGGTTTTTTCTCCATCTTGCCGGTGAGCCAGTAGATGATCCGCTCGGAGATGTTTTCCAGGTGGTCGCCCAGGCGTTCGTAGCTGCGGGCCACCCGGCCTAGGGTGAGGGCTTTGGTGATGGTGCGGGGGTCCTCCATCATGTAGGTGAGCAGCTCGCGCGAGACCTCCTCATAAAGCCCGTCGATCTCGTCGTCGCGGCGGAAGACCTCCTTGGCCGCCTCCAGGTCGCGTTCGGCGATGGCCTTGGAGATGAGGTCCAGCATCAGGGTAAGCCGGCGGCCCATGTCGGGCAGGGTGATGTAGTTCTTGAGGGGGGGTTCCTTGGTCAGGATGACCACATCCTCGGCCACGTGGGCCGCATAGTCGCCGGCCCGCTCGAGGTCGGTCAGGGCCTTGATGATGGTGAAGGTGAAGCGCAGGTCAGAGGCCACCGGGGCCTGGCGGGCCATGATGGCGATGGCCTCTGACTCAATTTCCATCTCCAGGGCGTCCACCTGCTTGTCCTGGGCGATGACCTCCTGGGCGAGCCCGGAGTCTTGGTCGGCCAGGGCCTTGGCGCTTTTTTCCACCATCTCGCGCACTATCGAGATCATGCGGATGGTCTGTTCGGTGATGTGGCCTAGTTCGCGGTCGAGTCCTTCGCGCATAGCTTTCTCCTTAGTTTACACGGGCCTCGAGGTGGCCCGCTGCTGGCCTCGGCTTTCGGCCTGGAGGGGGAAGGTGAAGCCGAAGGCATTCCCCCCCTCCAAAGGCCGCCCGTAGGCCTGCCCTCCCCAGCTAGCGGCCAGCCGCCGCACCAGGGCCAGCCCCAGCCCCGTGCCCCGCACGTTGGCCGCGTGCACCCCGCGCTGGCCCGGTTGGAAGAGCCGCTCGAACTCCTTCAGCGGTTCCCCCTCGTTGCGGACCTCGAGCCGTATGCCCTCTGCGGTTTCCTCGCTCACCACCTGTATCTCCCTTCCGCTGCCGTACTTTAGCGCGTTGTCGAGCAGGTTGAGCAAAGCCTGGTAGACCGCATCGGGGTTGGCCCGCACCGTGTGGGGGGTTTGCCAGCGAATCCAGGCCGACTTCTCGGCCAAAAGGGGAGCTAGAAAGCGCTCGAGGCGGCCCTGCAGCTCCTCCAGCGCGAAGGTGCGCTCCAGGCCGGGGTGCTTGGTGAGGGGCAGGTCCTCCACCAGCCGGCGGAGCCGCTGGGTCTCCTGGTACAGAAGCTGCAGGGCCTCCTCGGCCTCTTCCCCCCTAAGCCCCCCCTGCAGGGCCTCCAGCAGCGAGAGCATCCCCGCCACAGGGGTGCGGAACTCGTGGGCCAGGACCCGGCTCGACTCCTCCAGCGCCTCCAGGCGGTTCTTCTCCTCGGTCTGGTCCCACAAAAGGAGGATGCCCGGCCGGGCCTTGATCCAAAGGGTGCGGCCCCGGCTTTCCACCGTGGCCTCTCCCCCCACGCGGCACAGCGCCTCCAGCTTGTGGTCGCGCAAGGCCAGCAGAAGCGGGCGGCCCACCACCTTTTCCCGCTCGACGCCCAGAAGGTGGGCGGCCACCGGGTTCAGGTAGACCACCCGGTTTTCCTGGAAGAGCAGCACCCCCTCCCGCGCCGCTTCCCAGGCGTTATGCAGGAGGGTGCCCAGCATACGCTATTCCTTGAAGCGGTAGCCCACCCCGCGCAGGGTTTCGAGGAAGCGGGGGTTCTTGGGGTCCTCGTTCAGCTTGTCGCGGAGCTGGGCCACATGCTGGTCCACCGTGCGCACGGTGCCCAAGAACTCCTGGCCCCAGACCCGTTCCAGGAGCTCCTCCCGGGTGTATACCCGCCCGGGGTGCCGGGCTAGGAAGGCCAGCAGGTCGAACTCGCGCCGGGTAAGCTCCAGGGGGTGGCCTTCTAGGAAGGCCTGGTGCCGCTCGAGGTCCAAGGAAAGCGCACCCCGCTCGATCCGCCCGCTCTTGCCCACCCGGCGCAGGAGGGCCTGCACCCGGGCGATGAGCTCAGGGGTGGAGAAGGGTTTGGTCAGGTAATCGTCGGCCCCGCGGTTCAGCCCCTCCACCCGGTCGTTCTCCCCGGCCCGGGCGGTGAGCATCAGCACCGGCAGGTGCTCGTAGCGCCCGTCCCGCCGGAGCCGCTCCAGGAGCCGGATGCCAGGCTCGTCCGGTAGCATCCAGTCCAGGATAACCAGGTCGGCCAGGGCCAGTTTTTCCCAGGCCTCGCCCACCGAGGCCGCCTCCAGCACCTGGTGACCGGCCTTGGAGAGTGAAAGCCGCAGGCCCATCCGCACGGAGGGCTCGTCCTCAACCAGGAGCAGCTTTGACATCAGCTACAGTCTAGCGCCGGCCCGGTCAACCCAGTGTCATGCCTCGCTCGGGTTGGTATGCTAGGCCTCCATGAGCCTGCCGCATCTGCCCCACCATCCGGGTTGGATAGAGGTGGTGGTCGGCCCCATGTTTTCGGGCAAGTCGGAGGAGCTCATCCGCCGGGTCAAGCGGGCCCTGTTTGCCCGCCAGCGGGTGATGGTCTTCAAGCCCCGCCTGGACGACCGCTACCACATCAGCGACGTTTTTAGCCACGATGGAAGGCGCGCTGAGGCCATTGCGGTGCGGGACTCGGCCGAGCTCAGGGCCCACCTGAGCGAGCCGCTGCCCGATGTGGTGGCGGTGGACGAGGCCCAGTTCTTCGACGCCGGCCTGGTGAAGCTGCTGCTGGGGCTGGCCGACCAGGGGGTGCGGGTCATCTGCGCCGGGCTGGACATGGACTTCCGTGGGGAGCCATTTGGCATCATGCCCGAGCTTTTGGCCCGGGCCGAGTACGTGCAGAAGCTCTTCGCGGTCTGCCCGGTATGCGGTGGCCCGGCCACCCGTACCCAGCGCTTTGTGAACGGCAAGCCCGCCCGCTACGACGACCCGGTGATCCAGGTAGGGGCGGCCGAGACCTACGAGCCCCGCTGCCGCCGCTGCCACGTGGTGGTGGCGCCGGAGGTGCAGGAGATTCTCTAGGTATGAAGAAGCTTTCCCGTACTGGCAAGGCCCTGGGCCGCAGCGAGGTGCAGAAGCTCTACCGCAGCAAGCGGGTGGACCTCGAGACCGCCGTGGGGATGGTGCGAAGCCACACCCGGGTCTACGTCTCAGGCAACGCCGCCACCCCCACCCCCCTCCTGGAGGCCCTGGCCGCCCGCAAGGACGAGCTGGAGGGGGTGGAGCTCGTGCATGTGCTCCAGCTCGGGCCGGACCCCTTTCTGTCCCCCGAGATGGAGGGGCATTTCCGCCGGCGCTCGCTTTTTGTGGGCCCCGCCGACCGCGAAGCGGTCAACAGCGGCCGGGCCGACTATGTGCCTATCTCGCTGCACCAGGTTCCCTGGCTCTTCAAACGGGGGGTGTTGCCGCTCGACTACGCCTTGGTCCAGGTCTCCCCCCCCGACGAGTTTGGCTTTGTGAGCCTGGGGGTGGAGGTTATCGCCACCAAGGCTGCCATCGAGACAGCCCGGCGGGTCATCGCCCTGGTCAACCGGCGGATGCCCCGCACCTTGGGGGATGCCTTCGTGCACATCTCGAAGTTTGCCGCTTTTGTGGAGGTGGAATTCCCTCTGCCCACCCTAGCCCGCGACCCCTACGGCGAGGTGGAGGCCCGCATCGGCCGGTATGTGGCCGACCTCATCGAGGATGGGGCCACCCTGCAGCTCGGCATCGGGGCCATTCCCGACGCGGTGCTGGCCCATCTTTCGGGCCGGCAGGACCTAGGCATTCACACCGAGATGATCTCGGACGGGGTGATGGAAGCGCTGGAGCGGGGCATCGTCACCGGCCAGCGCAAGACCCTCTTACCGGGCAAGGTGGTGGGGACTTTCGTGCTGGGTTCTGAGCGGCTTTACCGCTTTGTGCACAATAACCCCCTTTTTGAGATGCGCCCTGCCGATTGGGTGAACGACCCCTTCGTAATCGCCCGCAACGAGCGGATGGTGGCCGTCAACTCGGCCCTGGAGGTGGACCTCACCGGCCAGGTCTGCGCCGATTCGCTGGGTATTCGGATCTACTCCGGCTTCGGGGGCCAGCTCGACTTCATCCGAGGGGCCGCCGCCAGCCGCGGGGGTAAGCCCATCATCGCCCTGCCCAGCACCGGCAAGGGGGGCAGCCTGAGCCGGATCGTGCCCATGCTCAAGCCGGGGGCAGGGGTGGTGACCACCCGGGCCGACGTGCACTACGTGGTGACCGAGTACGGGGTGGCCGAGCTTTTCGGCAAGAGCCTGCGCGAGCGGGCCCAGGCCCTCATCCAGATTGCCCATCCCAGCTACCGCGAGGCCCTGAGCCAGGCAGCCTTCGAGCGGGGGCTTTTACCCCGGGGCTACCCGGGGTTTGGGCCTACGGCTCGAGGATGACCTTTCCCGTGTTTCTTCGGCTCAGCATGAACTCGAAGGCCCGAGCGGCCTCCTCCAGCCGGAAGCGCTCCCCCACCACCGGGCGGATCTGGCCCGAGCTTATGAGCGGGGTGAGGAAGGCCTGGGCGGCCTGCAGGGCCGCAGGGTCGTTCAGGAAAGGGGTGAGCCAGACCCCGATCACGCTTTGGTTGCCCTTCATGAGCTCCACCGGGCGCATCTGGGCCAGGGTGCGGGAGGCCGAGCCGATCACCAGCAGCCGGCCCCGGTAGGCCAGCATCTTGAGGCTTTGGGCGAAGCCGTCCCCGCCCACCACCTCCATCAGGATGTCGACCCCATGGCCCCCGGTGGCCTCCCGGACGGCCCTGACCAGGTCGTCCTGGGTGCTGAGGAGGGTAACCTCGGCCCCCAGGCGGCGGCACAGGGCCAGCTTTTCCTCCTGGCTGGCCAGGGCCACCACCCGCAGGCCCAGGGCCCGGGCCACCTGGATGGCCGCGGTGCCCAGGGCTCCGGCGGCAGCCTGGATGAGCACCCACTCCCCGGGCCGGGCTTGGCCCTGGGTCACCAGGGCGAAGTAGGCGGTGAAGTAGGAGACGGGGAAGGCGGCGGCCTCGTAAGGGCTCATCTGGGAGGGGACAGCCAGGACCGAACGGGCGGGGGCCAGGGCGTACTCGGCGAAGGCCCCACCCCCTACCAAAGCGGCCACCCGCTGGCCCACCCTGAGGCCTTCCACCCCCTCGCCCAGGGCCTCGACCACCCCGGCCAGCTCCATGCCGGGCACGGTGGGGTATCGGGTGCGCACCAGGTATTCTCCGGCCACGTAAAGAATGTCGGCGAAATTGAGCCCGGCTGCCTCCACCCGCACCCGCACCTGTCCCGGGCCGGGCTCGGGTTTGGGCAGATCGACAAGCTGGAGCACCTCAGGGCCGCCGGCTCTCTCAACCAGTATGGCTTTCACGGGCCCAAGTTTACCGCGAAAGCAAGCAGCGGGTTCTAGAGCTCCCAAGGGAGGTGCTCGAGACGGTGGCGCTGGGGGGAACCATAGACCAGCACCACTTCCAGCCGCATCGGGAGGTCGTCGCGGCCCAGCAGGTACAAAGCTGAGCGGTAAACCCGCTGGTACTTGGCGGGGGTCAGGGCCTCCAGGGGTGAACCAAAGCTCTGGCCGCGGCGCTGCTTGACCTCTACCGCCACGTAGACCCCCCCGTCTTGCATCCACAGATCGACCTCGCCGTAGGGGGTGCGGCGGTTTTTTCCCAGCAGCCGATAGCCTTTGTCCTGCAGGTACCGGCAGGCCAGCGCCTCGGCCCAGCCCCCCCTCATAGGGGGGTCTCCAGCACAGTTTCGCCGTTTACCACCACCCGCATCACCGCATTGCCGCGTACCACGACCTCCTGGCTGAAGCTCCAGGGCTGCTCTACAGGCCCCTCAAAGACCGTGTTGATCAGCACCTCGTCCTGAACGGTAATTACCACCACCGCGTTGGGGATGTTCTCCGGCAGGGTATAGCTCACCACCACCCGGCGCTCCTGGGGGCCGGAGGGGGCGCTCTGTTCCGGGCTGGGGGCGGGTGGGGGGGGCTCGGGGGCGCTCAGGCGGGGCGGCGGGAAAGGCGAGGCTTTGGGAGTAGCAGCGGCCGGTTGGGCGGCTACAATGATGCGCACCGGGGCTTCGCGTGGCAGCGTTACTCCAGGGCCCGGCTCCTGCCCGATGACGCGGCCCTCGGGGGCCCCTGAGGGCACCCGCACCACCTGGGGAGAAAGTTCGGCCACCATCAGGATGTAGCGGGCCTGCTCTTCGGTGAGGTCGCTCAGGTCGGGTACCAGGGTCTCGCGGGGAGCGGGCCGGGTGCCGCTGGAGACCAGGAGCCTCACCCCCTCTCCCGGGCGCAGGGGCTGGCCCTCCCGGGGGATGCTGGTGAGCACGGTATCGGCGGTGTTGCCGCTGGCGATGCGGGTAACGCCGGCTATGCGGTAGCCGGCGGCCTCGAGGGCCCGCCGGGCATCCTCCAGCGAGCGGCCGCTGACGGTGGGGACGGTGCCCAGCCGGGGTTTGTTGAGGACCAGCTCGAGCCGCCGCCCCGGTTTGACTCGGGTGCCCGGGTTGGGGTCTTGCTCCAGGATCTGGTCCTCGGGCCGGGAGACGTCGCTGCCCTCGGTAAACTCGACCTTAAGGCCAAAGCCCCGTACGGCTTCCAGCGCCTCTCGGGGGGTTTTGCCCACCAGGTCGGGTAGCACGTACTCAGGGGGGTTCAGGTAGCGCTGCGCGGCCTCTGTGAGGGCCAGGCTGCCGAGGAGCAGCATCAGCAGGCCTGGCAGCCAGCCGGGCCAGCCTCGCCGGGGGGACGGGGGTCTCGGGGGCATGGGTTTTTCGGGTTGGGGGGAGGGAGGGGGCTCGGCCCGTGGGGGCGGGGCCACCTGGGGGCGCAGGCGCACCACCAGGGGCCGCCCGTTCTCCTCGGTGGCCTCGAGGTCCTCCTCGCGGTAGCCGAAAGGCTCGAGAAGCTCCAGCAGGGGCTTAATGCGGCGGGGGCGGTGGTGCGCTTTGGGTTCAGGCCAGAAGACGTAGTACCGGCCAGGGTTGGCCGAGACCACCACCCCCTCGAGCAGGAATCCCTGGGCCATGAGCCGGCGCACCGCGTTTTTGTAGCGGTGGAAGGCGGCACGGGCCTCGGGGGTGTGCACCTCGAACCAGTAAAGCCACCCCACCTGTCCTTCCGGGGTTGCCACCCGGAAGCCTTGCACGAAGCCCTGGGGGGGCTCCTCGCCTAGAACGGTGAACCTCTCATCCAGTACGGGCACCACCCGCGATTATACAGGCCCCTAGTACTCGGCCAGGTACTGCTCCAGCTCCCACTGGTGCACAGCGGTCCGGTACGAACCCCACTCCACCCGCTTGGCCTGGAGGAAGTCCTTGTAGACCCGGTCCCCCAGGGCCTCGCGCACCACCCGGTTTTTCTGCAGCGCCTCCAGGGCCTCGCGCAGGGTGCCGGGCATCTCGCTCACCCGGTACTTGCGCCGGTCGCGCACCGAGAGGTCGTAGACATCGCGCTCGATGGGTGGGGGTGGGGTTAGACGGTTTTCCAGGCCGTAGAGCCCCGCGGCCAGGATGACCGCCAGGGCCAGGTAGGGGTTGCAGGCCGGGTCGGGCAGGCGGAACTCGGCGCGGGTGCTTGGGCCCCGCCGCTTGGGGATCCGGATCATGGCGTTGCGGTGGGAGACCGACCAGGCCACCATGGTGGGGGCCTCGTAGCCCGGGGTCAGGCGCTTGTAGGAGTTGACCAGGGGGTTGGTGATGGCCGCCAGGCCCTCGGCCTGCTCAAAGAGCCCGGCGATGAACTGCAAGGCGGTGGGGGAGAGCTGGTGGGGCCAGGCCTCGAGCGACCCCCTGGGCTCGAAGAAGGCGTTCTCGCCTCCTTTGAAGAGCGACAGGTGGAAGTGCAACCCCGAGCCGTTGATGCCAGCGATAGGTTTGGGCATGAAGGTGGCGTGCAGGCCGTGGTGGATGGCCACCCGCTTGGCCACAAACTTGAAGGTGGCGAGGAAGTCGGCAGCCTCCAGGGCGTGGGTGTGCTTGAGGTCTATCTCGTGCTGACCGGGCGCCCCTTCGTGGTGGGCGGCCTCGACGGGCAGACCCATCCGGTGGAGGATGTCCACCATGGCCCGCCGGGCCACCTCGCCTCTGTCGGTGGGGGCCAGGTCGAAGTAGCCCGCCCGGTCGGGGGTGTGGATGGTGGGGTTGCCCTCGGGGCTGCGGGTGAAGAGGAAAAACTCCACCTCGCTGCCCACGTACAGGTTGTCGAACCCCCTGTTCTGGAGCCGTTCGATCTGCCGCTTGAGCACCTGGCGGGGGTCCCCCTCGAAGGGCTTGCCGTCGGGGTAGGCGATGTCGCAGATGAGGCGGGCGATGGGCCCCTGGGGGGAGGGCTCGAGGTCCTCGGGGTAGACCACGAAGGTGTTGTAGTCGGGCCGGAGGAGCATGTCCGACTCTTCCTCGCTTCGCCCAAAGCCCTCGATGGAGGAGCCGTCAAAGACGATCTCCCCGTCCAGGGCCTTCTCGAACTGGTTGGCGGGCAGCTCAACCACCTTGTTGAGGCCCAGGATGTCGGTGAACTGGAGCCTGAGAAAGCGGACCCGCCGGTCCTTGAGTTCCTGCAGAATGTCCTGTTTACTCCTTGCCATGCCCCCTAAGGATATCAGCGCTGCACCATTCGGTAGACCGTGCCCCGATAGTCCACCACGTAAAGCTCGCCCTCTGCGTCCTCACCGAAGGAGCTGATGTTGAGCTCGGTCTTTAGGACTTCCCGGCTTTGCCAGCGCCCTCCCTGGGGGGTGGCGGCCCAGATGCGCCCGCTCACGAAGTCGCCGTAGAAGTAGGCCCCGCGGAAGGCTGGCATGGCCTGTCCCCGGTAGCGGTAGCCGCCCGTAATGGACCGGCCCTGGTCGTGGGTGTAGGTGAGCACCGGCATCACCAACCCCTCCCGGTTGCAGTTTTGCGGGGGGTTGTAACAGCGGTCCCCCTCCATGATGCGCCAGCCGTAGTTCTCGCCCCCCCGGCTGCTGGCAGGCTGGAGGTTCACCTCCTCCACCGCGTTCTGCCCCACGTCGGCCACCCACAGGTCGCCCGTTTCTCGGTCGAAGCTAAAGCGCCAGGGATTGCGCCAGCCGTAGGACCAGATCTCCGAACGCCGTCCGCCTAGCACCGGGTTGTCGGGGGGGATGGCGTAGGGCCGGTTCCCCTCGCTGCGGTTCACGTCGATCCGCAAAATCTTGCCCAGGAGCGTATCAAGCCGCTGGCCGGCATTCAGGGGGTCGCCCGCAGCCCCTCCATCCCCCATGCCGATGTAGAGCATGCCGTCGGGGCCAAAGGCGATCATGCCGCCGTTGTGGTTGGCATAGGGCTGCTCGACGGTAAGGATGACCTGGGCCGAGGCGGGGTCGGCTCGGTTGCCGCTGGCCCGGTAGCGGGCGATGGTGGTGTGGCCGCTGCGGTTGGTGTAGTTGACGAAGAAGAGGCCGTTTTGGCGGAAATTGGGGTGGAAGGCCAGGCCCAAAAGCCCCCGCTCGCCGCAGCAGGAGACCAGGCTCGAGATGTCCAAAAACGGCTCGGGCAGGAGCCGCCCCTCCTGCAGGATGCGGATGGTACCCCCCTGCTCCACGATGAAAAGCCGCCCGCTGCCATCAGGGGCGTAGGTCAGGTAGAGGGGGCGGGTCAGGTTGGTGGCGATGGGAACGAGCTGCAGGCTTTGGGCCGAGGCCAGGCTTATGGCGAGGAGCGCGAGGTGAGCAAGCGGTCGCATGGGTTCAGTCTAGCTGGAGTTTTTTTGAGGCCGATGTGGGCTTAATATGGGAACATGTCCGAGAGCAGCGAGAAGCACCGGGAGATTGCCCGAGCCCGGGGACCGGTGCGGGTGGCGATTGTGACGGTTTCCGACACCCGCACCCCCGAGACCGATACCAACTACCACTACCTCAGGCCCGAGATAGAGGCCCTGGGCCACCAGGTGGTGGGCTACCGCATCATCAAGGACGAGCCCGACCTGGTGGACATGGCCCTCGAGGAGATGGTGCAGCTCGGGGCCCAGGTCATCCTCTTCAACGGTGGGACCGGGATTGCCCCCCGCGACACCACCTACGATGTGCTGGTGCGCAAGATTGAGAAGCCCATGCCCGGCTTCGGTGAGCTTTTCCGGATGCTCTCCTACCAGGAGGTGGGGGCCGCGGCCATGCTATCGCGGGCCATTGCCGGCACCTACCGCCGCCGGGTGGTAATCTCCACCCCCGGTTCGCCCAACGCCGTGCAGGTGGCCTGGACCAGGCTCATCAAGCCCGAGCTCGAGCACCTGGCCTGGGAGGTGGCCCGCTAATTTAGGCCTTGGAGCCGTCGAAGGGCTCGGGAATGGCCCCGTAGGTTTCCTCGTAGCGCTGGATGTTCTCGGCCAGGCTGCGCAGCAGGGCCTTGGCATGCTGGGGGCTGGTGATGATCCGGCTGGTAACCAGCGCCACCATCTGGCCCTGGGTCCCCGGTTGCATCAGGGCAAAGTCCAGGTAGAACTCGTTTTTCTGGTGGGAGAAGATGGCAAAGTTGGCGTATTTGCCTAGCGCGGTCTCGCGGTCGATGTCTATGCGTAGCTCGGGTACCTGAACCTCACTCACTTGAGAGCCTCCTTGAGGCGCGGAACGCTTTTCTTTAGCTGGAAGCGCACCCGGCCCAGGCTTTGCACCGAGTCCATGAGCACCACCAGCAGGTATCCCGCCTCGAGCGGGACCAGCAAGACCGGTCCCTCGGGGTACTCTACCATGACCTCCTCCACCTCACCGCGTCCCAGCTCCTGCGATAGGGCCCGGGCCGAGGCCAGCGCGGTGGAGGCAGCCCCCCCCAGAAAGTCCAGGTCCGGGGCCTGCTCGGCCCGGGTGCTCTCTACCACGAAGCCGTCCTCCGCCACCAGGGCCGAGGCCAGCACCCCTTTGGTCACCTGCAGCTCACCCAGCACTTCCTGCACCATACATCTCCTACAAAGACTGCGCCAGACGCAGAGCCAGCCGGGAGAGCTCCTGCCCGATGCTTTTCCGGTCGCTGCCTTTCTCCACCACCGCGCCCAGGCAGTACCCTTTGAAGACCACGGCCAGCACCTCGCGCTGCTCGGTGGCCAGGGTGAAGCGCCTCAGCTCCCCCCCCAGGCTGCGGGCCAGCACCCGGCTGGCCTGGGCCAAAGCGGCCAGCTCGGCGGCCAACAGCTCGGGCTCCGGGGTTTCCTTGCCCACGCTCTCGATGACCAGGCCATCCTGGCTGGCCAGCACGGCCTGGCGCACCCCTGCCAGCGATAGGCTCTCCAGCAATCCTGAAACTTGCCCCTCGAGTCCCATAGCCTCCGGGGTCTAGCCTAGCACAGCTTTCGGCTTTCGATGGCGTAAAACAACTCCTGGCGCGTTAGCTGGAGGAGCCCGCCGGGGTCAGGGGGGCGGAGGGCTTGGCCCCTGGGGCCATGATCATGTTCATGTCGCGGCCCAGAAGCTCCGGCCGCACCTCCACGAAGCCTATGCCCTCCAGGTCTTTTGCAATGCGCTCCAGCAGCTTATAGCCCAGTTCCTGGTGGGCCAGTTCGCGCCCCCGGAACATGATGGTGACCTTGACTTTGTGGCCTTCCTCGAGGAAGCGCCGAATGTGGGAGAGCTTGGTATTGTAATCGTGGGCCTCAATCTTAGGGCGCAGCTTCATGCTCTTGAGCTCGGTGCGCTTGGCCTTCTTGCGGGCCTCCTTTTCGGCCTGCTGCTGCTCGTAGCGCCACTTGCCGTAGTCCAAGAGCCGGGCCACCGGCGGCACCGAGTTGGGCGAGACCAGGACCAGGTCGTAGTCCCGCTCCCGCGCCAGGCGCAGGGCCTCGCGGGTGTCCACGATGCCCACCTGGGCTCCGTTCTCGTCGATCAGGCGAACCTGACGCACCCGAATCCGTTCGTTTACCGGTACATCTTTGATAGCTTCACCTCCGCAGGCACAGGCCTACGCCCTGAGTGTACACAAAAAGTTTTTCGCGGGTCTAGCCTGGGGGGAAGACCCGCAGGGGCCTAATAGGAGCCAGCCGCACCACCTCGCCCACCCGCGCCTCGAGCCGCACGATGGCCTCCTGGGCCCCCAGCGCCACCCGGCATAGCCGCTCGCCCCGTCCGCCGGCCATCGCCAGCACCCGGGCCGGGCATCCCTCTGGGCTGGGCCTGAGCTCCTCGTAGCGGAAGGCCAGCAGCCCGGGGCCCTCCTCTACCCCCTCCACCGGCCAGGCCGCCCCGTCTATGTGCACCCTTCCT
Proteins encoded:
- a CDS encoding YraN family protein, encoding MRGGWAEALACRYLQDKGYRLLGKNRRTPYGEVDLWMQDGGVYVAVEVKQRRGQSFGSPLEALTPAKYQRVYRSALYLLGRDDLPMRLEVVLVYGSPQRHRLEHLPWEL
- the phoU gene encoding phosphate signaling complex protein PhoU, giving the protein MREGLDRELGHITEQTIRMISIVREMVEKSAKALADQDSGLAQEVIAQDKQVDALEMEIESEAIAIMARQAPVASDLRFTFTIIKALTDLERAGDYAAHVAEDVVILTKEPPLKNYITLPDMGRRLTLMLDLISKAIAERDLEAAKEVFRRDDEIDGLYEEVSRELLTYMMEDPRTITKALTLGRVARSYERLGDHLENISERIIYWLTGKMEKKPEDVY
- a CDS encoding NADPH:quinone oxidoreductase family protein; the encoded protein is MKAILVERAGGPEVLQLVDLPKPEPGPGQVRVRVEAAGLNFADILYVAGEYLVRTRYPTVPGMELAGVVEALGEGVEGLRVGQRVAALVGGGAFAEYALAPARSVLAVPSQMSPYEAAAFPVSYFTAYFALVTQGQARPGEWVLIQAAAGALGTAAIQVARALGLRVVALASQEEKLALCRRLGAEVTLLSTQDDLVRAVREATGGHGVDILMEVVGGDGFAQSLKMLAYRGRLLVIGSASRTLAQMRPVELMKGNQSVIGVWLTPFLNDPAALQAAQAFLTPLISSGQIRPVVGERFRLEEAARAFEFMLSRRNTGKVILEP
- a CDS encoding PASTA domain-containing protein → MPVLDERFTVLGEEPPQGFVQGFRVATPEGQVGWLYWFEVHTPEARAAFHRYKNAVRRLMAQGFLLEGVVVSANPGRYYVFWPEPKAHHRPRRIKPLLELLEPFGYREEDLEATEENGRPLVVRLRPQVAPPPRAEPPPSPQPEKPMPPRPPSPRRGWPGWLPGLLMLLLGSLALTEAAQRYLNPPEYVLPDLVGKTPREALEAVRGFGLKVEFTEGSDVSRPEDQILEQDPNPGTRVKPGRRLELVLNKPRLGTVPTVSGRSLEDARRALEAAGYRIAGVTRIASGNTADTVLTSIPREGQPLRPGEGVRLLVSSGTRPAPRETLVPDLSDLTEEQARYILMVAELSPQVVRVPSGAPEGRVIGQEPGPGVTLPREAPVRIIVAAQPAAATPKASPFPPPRLSAPEPPPPAPSPEQSAPSGPQERRVVVSYTLPENIPNAVVVITVQDEVLINTVFEGPVEQPWSFSQEVVVRGNAVMRVVVNGETVLETPL
- a CDS encoding sensor histidine kinase KdpD produces the protein MGTLLHNAWEAAREGVLLFQENRVVYLNPVAAHLLGVEREKVVGRPLLLALRDHKLEALCRVGGEATVESRGRTLWIKARPGILLLWDQTEEKNRLEALEESSRVLAHEFRTPVAGMLSLLEALQGGLRGEEAEEALQLLYQETQRLRRLVEDLPLTKHPGLERTFALEELQGRLERFLAPLLAEKSAWIRWQTPHTVRANPDAVYQALLNLLDNALKYGSGREIQVVSEETAEGIRLEVRNEGEPLKEFERLFQPGQRGVHAANVRGTGLGLALVRRLAASWGGQAYGRPLEGGNAFGFTFPLQAESRGQQRATSRPV
- a CDS encoding thymidine kinase — protein: MSLPHLPHHPGWIEVVVGPMFSGKSEELIRRVKRALFARQRVMVFKPRLDDRYHISDVFSHDGRRAEAIAVRDSAELRAHLSEPLPDVVAVDEAQFFDAGLVKLLLGLADQGVRVICAGLDMDFRGEPFGIMPELLARAEYVQKLFAVCPVCGGPATRTQRFVNGKPARYDDPVIQVGAAETYEPRCRRCHVVVAPEVQEIL
- a CDS encoding acetyl-CoA hydrolase/transferase family protein encodes the protein MKKLSRTGKALGRSEVQKLYRSKRVDLETAVGMVRSHTRVYVSGNAATPTPLLEALAARKDELEGVELVHVLQLGPDPFLSPEMEGHFRRRSLFVGPADREAVNSGRADYVPISLHQVPWLFKRGVLPLDYALVQVSPPDEFGFVSLGVEVIATKAAIETARRVIALVNRRMPRTLGDAFVHISKFAAFVEVEFPLPTLARDPYGEVEARIGRYVADLIEDGATLQLGIGAIPDAVLAHLSGRQDLGIHTEMISDGVMEALERGIVTGQRKTLLPGKVVGTFVLGSERLYRFVHNNPLFEMRPADWVNDPFVIARNERMVAVNSALEVDLTGQVCADSLGIRIYSGFGGQLDFIRGAAASRGGKPIIALPSTGKGGSLSRIVPMLKPGAGVVTTRADVHYVVTEYGVAELFGKSLRERAQALIQIAHPSYREALSQAAFERGLLPRGYPGFGPTARG
- the ubiE gene encoding bifunctional demethylmenaquinone methyltransferase/2-methoxy-6-polyprenyl-1,4-benzoquinol methylase UbiE, translating into MSREEKAQAVRRMFSEIAPRYDLLNRILSAGIDRRWRQALVRAALEKAPQSVLDLATGTGDVALLLKRQAPQVEVVGADFAPPMLERARQKARKAGLDILFLEADALALPFPDGRFEAVTIAFGFRNFADHTKALEELHRVLAPGGRLCLLEFPPPPKTGLGRLYRLYFTRLLPLIGGLVSGNPQAYRYLPESVEHFPDPPTLAAMMDRAGFDTRYQLFTGGIAALHIGEKRWPRRGGIHAA
- a CDS encoding response regulator transcription factor, with the protein product MSKLLLVEDEPSVRMGLRLSLSKAGHQVLEAASVGEAWEKLALADLVILDWMLPDEPGIRLLERLRRDGRYEHLPVLMLTARAGENDRVEGLNRGADDYLTKPFSTPELIARVQALLRRVGKSGRIERGALSLDLERHQAFLEGHPLELTRREFDLLAFLARHPGRVYTREELLERVWGQEFLGTVRTVDQHVAQLRDKLNEDPKNPRFLETLRGVGYRFKE